In one Canis lupus dingo isolate Sandy chromosome 16, ASM325472v2, whole genome shotgun sequence genomic region, the following are encoded:
- the NACAD gene encoding NAC-alpha domain-containing protein 1 isoform X7, giving the protein MPGEAARAEPLLPEAGGPGPQTESSCDVASATTPRGDRLEHCALTPGPSALALEFLPSKPGARPPPEGASWDAGPSGTPSAWAVPAEGSPSLGPPEARPAGGPPPATMEPRIVMGEETLRVPLLPRAALPELRDREGGHPSLNPPPALCSQGDPPVPCPVPDPESYFTPPSTPTETASALLLGPGSRRDARDAPAEPGDSPPASPSGSYITADGDSWASSPSCSLSLLAPAEGLDVPSGWGFSPQGSVADEQELPYTGPPGPPSPESSISADSSSSWGQEAHFFELDFLANDPMIPAALLPFRGSLIFQVEAVEVTPRAPEEEEEEEQEEEEASVPGGDAAGEGEDDSTFASSLQSLSDLSITEGMDEAFAFRDDTSAASSDPDSASYAGADDERLYSEEPHARPTALLHDSPGEPAPGICEEEASRATGRQAPGAKVAGPGQGSGRACAAAEAPHTPQEAPDLTGVTAQAWGQALGSILGRGPAAAGAVQSLQGDEHTALGPEPQTAPAVGALPPSPDSLQHLERRAGPDPGSEAPPLPLQAAGLPLGQGPAAEAKLQTLQTDAGCTPWMEPVATAARQEGQVTLGLRPACEQRDTEPQAWEQVQLDGLEPAADTGAPWASWGTVGPSKPATEAPEHPEPTTRALEHLELSMAALGRPEPVMEAPEHPEPAIEALEHPEPSTEASEHPEPSREAPEHSEPATKTLELLELSMEVPGHPEPTMEAPEHPEPAIEALECPEPSMEVPEHPEPATEASEHPEPATEALECLELSMEAPEYPEPATATPEHPEPATNTLELLELSMEAPRYPEPATEAPEHPQPSTEALECLELSMEVPERPEPAMEAPECPEPATKALECLEPSMEAPEHPEPATAAPEHLEPATEALERLELSMEAPRHPEPATEAPECPKLATEALECLELSMEAPGHPEPATEAPECPEPPTEALERPEPSMEAPQHPEPATKLQEHPEPAVEVPECPEPATEALEHPEPSMEAPEHPEPATKALEHPEPSMEAPGHPESATKALEHPEPSMEAPEHPEPATKALEHPELSMEAQEHPEPATKALEHPEPSMEAPEHPEPVTEALEHPELSMEAPEHPEPATKALEHAEPSMEAPEHPEPATEAPEYPEPATEAPECPEPATKALECLEPSMEAPGHSEPAIEAPVCLEPSTKTLERPEPSMEAPEHLEPAMEAPEHPEPATEALEHPEPSMEAPEYPEPAMEAPEHSDPAMEAPEHPEPATEAPECLEPATEAPEHPEPATEAPELLASAPEIPECPGAAAEARDSPKAASAREGAAEGPAAPEQGSRPGARVRAGARAEPRSAPGEAPGGESPGARGLEPVPQGAGKAAGQRGPGAHPAAWPRCPGAAEVGPRPEGGCRPEPVPSPPAASGQEPAPGPGGGGERARGVCGSPGVAAQLPGSPGRALAREPCTPGGPAEAALSPGVLGASCPCRGLREDLEAGEPLAGTPQAPAALSGTPGPPGAGPRGGLPPPAALPGPRTAPAGDTHAKDRAWRTAPPCQVPPGPRGPPAAGQQADQDSPEEDSPPRAPGSSPHSDSHGESSAEPEEHDASGVQPAQCPAQAPAAGGSEETVAKAKQSRSEKKARKAMSKLGLRQIQGVTRITIQKSKNILFVIAKPDVFKSPASDTYVVFGEAKIEDLSQQVHRAAAEKFKVPTEPSALVPESAPGPLRRPEEEEEEEEEEEEVDEAGLELRDIELVMAQANVSRARAVRALRDNQSDIVNAIMELTM; this is encoded by the exons ATGCCCGGGGAGGCCGCGCGCGCTGAACCGCTGCTGCCGGAGGCGGGCGGGCCGGGCCCCCAAACAG AGTCGTCCTGTGATGTGGCCTCGGCCACCACCCCAAGAGGGGACCGGCTGGAGCACTGTGCCCTGACCCCCGGACCCAGTGCCCTGGCCCTGGAGTTTCTGCCCAGCAAGCCGGGTGCCCGGCCCCCGCCAGAGGGAGCCAGCTGGGATGCAGGGCCAAGCGGCACCCCTTCAGCCTGGGCGGTCCCTGCAGAAGGCAGCCCTAGCCTGGGCCCCCCCGAGGCCCGGCCCGCCGGGGGTCCTCCCCCAGCCACCATGGAGCCCCGGATCGTGATGGGCGAGGAGACCCTCCGGGtgcccctgctgcccagggcagccctgccAGAGCTCAGGGACCGGGAGGGTGGGCACCCCAGCCTGAACCCACCCCCCGCGTTGTGTTCTCAGGGTGACCCTCCTGTGCCTTGCCCTGTCCCAGACCCTGAGTCCTACTTCAcgccaccctccacccccaccgaGACCGCCTCTGCCCTGCTCCTTGGCCCCGGGTCCCGCAGGGATGCCCGGGACGCCCCGGCGGAGCCAGGGGACTCGCCACCTGCCTCGCCCTCGGGCTCTTACATCACGGCAGATGGGGACAGCTGGGCCTCGTCCCCGTCCTGCTCCCTGAGCCTGCTGGCCCCAGCCGAAGGGCTGGATGTCCCCTCGGGCTGGGGCTTCTCCCCACAGGGGTCTGTAGCAGATGAGCAGGAGCTGCCCTACACggggccccccggccccccatcCCCGGAGTCCAGCATCTCAGCCGACAGCAGCTCTTCCTGGGGCCAGGAGGCCCATTTCTTCGAGCTGGACTTCCTGGCCAACGACCCCATGATCCCCGCCGCCCTCCTGCCCTTCCGGGGCAGCCTCATCTTCCAGGTGGAGGCCGTGGAGGTGACACCGAGGGCCCccgaggaggaggaagaggaggagcaggaggaggaagaggcctcTGTCCCTGGAGGGGATGCTGCTGGGGAGGGCGAGGACGACAGCACGTTTGCCTCCTCCCTGCAGTCCCTGTCCGATCTCTCCATCACCGAGGGCATGGACGAGGCCTTTGCCTTCCGGGATGACACCTCGGCGGCCTCCTCCGACCCCGACTCGGCCTCCTACGCGGGGGCAGATGACGAGAGGCTGTACAGCGAGGAGCCCCACGCACGACCCACGGCCCTGCTCCACGACAGCCCTGGCGAGCCTGCTCCCGGGATCTGCGAGGAAGAGGCCAGCCGAGCCACCGGGCGCCAGGCCCCAGGTGCCAAGGTCGCCGGGCCAGGCCAGGGCTCAGGCCGGGCATGTGCTGCGGCCGAGGCCCCTCACACCCCGCAGGAAGCCCCGGACCTCACGGGGGTGACCGCTCAGGCCTGGGGGCAGGCGCTGGGCTCCATTCTGGGTCGGGGGCCTGCTGCCGCGGGCGCAGTTCAGTCCCTGCAGGGGGATGAGCACACGGCCTTAGGCCCAGAGCCCCAGACTGCCCCAGCAGTGGGGGCCCTCCCACCAAGCCCCGACTCTCTGCAGCACCTGGAGAGACGGGCGGGCCCAGACCCTGGGTCTGAGGCCCCGCCCCTACCCCTGCAGGCCGCGGGCCTCCCCTTGGGCCAGGGACCCGCCGCTGAGGCCAAGCTCCAGACCCTGCAGACAGATGCAGGCTGCACACCATGGATGGAGCCTGTGGCCACTGCAGCCCGGCAGGAAGGACAAGTGACCTTGGGGCTGAGGCCAGCATGTGAGCAGAGGGACACAGAGCCTCAGGCCTGGGAGCAGGTCCAGCTGGATGGCCTGGAGCCAGCTGCAGACACGGGGGCACCTTGGGCCTCATGGGGAACTGTAGGCCCCTCCAAGCCTGCCACGGAGGCCCCAGAACACCCGGAGCCTACCACCAGGGCCCTAGAACACCTGGAGCTTTCCATGGCGGCCCTAGGACGCCCAGAACCTGTCATGGAGGCCCCAGAACACCCGGAGCCTGCTATCGAGGCCCTAGAACACCCAGAGCCTTCCACAGAGGCCTCAGAACACCCGGAGCCTTCCAGGGAGGCCCCAGAACACTCGGAGCCTGCCACCAAGACCCTAGAACTCCTGGAGCTTTCCATGGAGGTCCCAGGACACCCAGAACCTACCATGGAGGCCCCAGAACACCCGGAGCCTGCTATCGAGGCCCTAGAATGCCCAGAGCCTTCCATGGAGGTCCCAGAACATCCAGAACCTGCCACGGAGGCCTCAGAACACCCGGAGCCTGCCACTGAAGCCCTAGAATGCCTCGAGCTTTCCATGGAAGCCCCAGAATACCCAGAACCTGCCACGGCGACCCCAGAACACCCGGAGCCTGCCACCAACACCCTAGAACTCCTGGAACTTTCCATGGAGGCCCCAAGATACCCAGAACCTGCCACAGAGGCCCCAGAACACCCACAGCCTTCCACTGAGGCCCTAGAATGCCTAGAGCTTTCCATGGAGGTCCCAGAACGCCCAGAACCTGCCATGGAGGCCCCAGAATGCCCAGAGCCTGCCACCAAGGCCCTAGAATGCCTGGAGCCTTCTATGGAGGCCCCAGAACATCCAGAACCTGCCACGGCAGCCCCAGAACACCTGGAGCCTGCCACTGAGGCCCTAGAACGCCTGGAGCTTTCCATGGAGGCCCCAAGACACCCAGAACCTGCCACGGAGGCCCCAGAATGCCCAAAGCTTGCCACTGAGGCCCTGGAATGCCTGGAGCTTTCCATGGAGGCCCCAGGACATCCAGAAC CTGCCACGGAGGCCCCAGAATGCCCAGAGCCTCCCACTGAGGCCCTAGAACGTCCAGAGCCTTCCATGGAGGCCCCACAACATCCAGAACCTGCTACCAAGCTCCAAGAACATCCAGAACCTGCCGTGGAGGTCCCAGAATGCCCGGAGCCTGCCACTGAGGCCCTAGAACATCCAGAGCCTTCCATGGAGGCCCCAGAACATCCAGAACCTGCTACCAAGGCCCTAGAACATCCAGAGCCTTCCATGGAGGCTCCAGGACATCCAGAATCTGCTACCAAGGCCCTAGAACATCCAGAGCCTTCCATGGAGGCCCCAGAACATCCAGAACCTGCTACCAAGGCCCTAGAACATCCAGAGCTTTCCATGGAGGCCCAAGAACATCCAGAACCTGCTACCAAGGCCCTAGAACATCCAGAGCCTTCCATGGAGGCTCCAGAACATCCAGAACCTGTTACCGAGGCCCTAGAACATCCAGAGCTTTCTATGGAGGCCCCAGAACATCCAGAACCTGCTACCAAGGCCCTAGAACATGCAGAGCCTTCCATGGAGGCCCCAGAACATCCAGAACCTGCGACGGAGGCCCCAGAATATCCAGAACCTGCCACAGAGGCCCCAGAATGCCCGGAGCCTGCCACCAAGGCCCTAGAATGCCTGGAGCCTTCCATGGAGGCCCCAGGACACTCAGAACCTGCCATAGAGGCCCCAGTATGCCTGGAGCCTTCCACCAAGACCCTAGAACGTCCAGAGCCTTCCATGGAGGCCCCAGAACATCTAGAACCTGCTATGGAGGCCCCAGAACACCCGGAGCCTGCCACCGAGGCCCTAGAACATCCAGAGCCTTCCATGGAGGCACCAGAATATCCAGAACCTGCCATGGAAGCCCCAGAACATTCGGACCCTGCCATGGAAGCTCCAGAACATCCAGAACCTGCCACAGAGGCTCCAGAATGCCTAGAGCCTGCCACAGAGGCCCCAGAACATCCAGAACCTGCCACGGAGGCCCCAGAACTGCTAGCGTCAGCCCCAGAGATCCCGGAGTGCCCAGGGGCTGCGGCGGAAGCCCGGGACTCACCGAAGGCCGCCTCTGCCCGGGAGGGAGCAGCCGAGGGTCCGGCGGCGCCCGAGCAGGGAAGCCGTCCCGGTGCCCGCGTGCGCGCTGGAGCCCGAGCTGAGCCCCGCTCGGCCCCGGGGGAGGCCCCAGGGGGTGAGAGTCCAGGGGCGCGCGGCCTGGAGCCGGTCCCCCAGGGAGCCGGGAAGGCTGCGGGGCAGCGTGGCCCGGGGGCGCATCCTGCGGCTTGGCCCCGGTGTCCCGGCGCTGCGGAGGTGGGACCGAGGCCGGAGGGCGGCTGCCGCCCAGAGCCAGTGCCCAGCCCGCCCGCAGCCTCCGGGCAGGAGCCCGCGCCGGGCCCCGGCGGTGGCGGGGAGAGGGCACGGGGGGTCTGCGGGAGCCCCGGGGTGGCAGCGCAGTTGCCAGGAAGCCCCGGCCGGGCCCTGGCCCGCGAGCCCTGCACCCCCGGGGGCCCCGCAGAGGCAGCCCTGAGCCCCGGGGTCCTCGGCGCCTCCTGCCCCTGCCGGGGCCTCAGGGAAGACTTGGAGGCCGGGGAGCCCCTGGCGGGAACCCCGCAGGCACCAGCTGCCCTCTCAGGGACCCCGGGACCTCCCGGGGCTGGGCCAAGGGGGGGCCTCCCGCCCCCTGCCGCCCTCCCTGGCCCCAGGACAGCCCCGGCGGGGGACACCCATGCCAAAGACCGGGCCTGGCGGACCGCGCCCCCCTGCCAAGTGCCTCCTGGGCCTCGGGGCCCCCCTGCCGCCGGGCAGCAGGCTGACCAGGACAGCCCAGAGGAAG ACTcgccccccagggccccaggatccaGCCCACACTCGGACAGCCACGGGGAGTCGTCGGCAGAGCCAGAGGAGCACGATGCCTCGGGGGTACAGCCAGCGCAGTGCCCAGCCCAG GCCCCCGCAGCCGGTGGCAGCGAAGAGACCGTGGCCAAAGCCAAGCAGAGTCGCAGTGAGAAGAAGGCCCGGAAG GCGATGTCCAAGCTGGGCCTGCGGCAAATCCAGGGGGTCACCAGGATCACCATCCAGAAGTCCAAGAACATCCTGTTTGTCATCGCCAAGCCCGACGTCTTCAAGAGCCCAGCCTCCGACACCTACGTGGTCTTCGGGGAGGCCAAg ATCGAGGACCTGTCGCAGCAAGTGCACAGGGCTGCCGCCGAGAAGTTCAAGGTGCCCACTGAGCCATCGGCCCTGGTGCCTGAGTCTGCGCCGGGGCCGCTGCggaggccagaggaggaggaggaggaggaggaggaggaggaggag GTGGATGAGGCGGGCCTGGAGCTCCGGGACATCGAGCTGGTGATGGCGCAAGCCAACGTGTCGAGGGCCAGGGCCGTGCGGGCTCTGCGGGACAACCAGAGTGACATCGTCAACGCCATCATG GAGCTCACCATGTAG
- the NACAD gene encoding NAC-alpha domain-containing protein 1 isoform X5 — MPGEAARAEPLLPEAGGPGPQTESSCDVASATTPRGDRLEHCALTPGPSALALEFLPSKPGARPPPEGASWDAGPSGTPSAWAVPAEGSPSLGPPEARPAGGPPPATMEPRIVMGEETLRVPLLPRAALPELRDREGGHPSLNPPPALCSQGDPPVPCPVPDPESYFTPPSTPTETASALLLGPGSRRDARDAPAEPGDSPPASPSGSYITADGDSWASSPSCSLSLLAPAEGLDVPSGWGFSPQGSVADEQELPYTGPPGPPSPESSISADSSSSWGQEAHFFELDFLANDPMIPAALLPFRGSLIFQVEAVEVTPRAPEEEEEEEQEEEEASVPGGDAAGEGEDDSTFASSLQSLSDLSITEGMDEAFAFRDDTSAASSDPDSASYAGADDERLYSEEPHARPTALLHDSPGEPAPGICEEEASRATGRQAPGAKVAGPGQGSGRACAAAEAPHTPQEAPDLTGVTAQAWGQALGSILGRGPAAAGAVQSLQGDEHTALGPEPQTAPAVGALPPSPDSLQHLERRAGPDPGSEAPPLPLQAAGLPLGQGPAAEAKLQTLQTDAGCTPWMEPVATAARQEGQVTLGLRPACEQRDTEPQAWEQVQLDGLEPAADTGAPWASWGTVGPSKPATEAPEHPEPTTRALEHLELSMAALGRPEPVMEAPEHPEPAIEALEHPEPSTEASEHPEPSREAPEHSEPATKTLELLELSMEVPGHPEPTMEAPEHPEPAIEALECPEPSMEVPEHPEPATEASEHPEPATEALECLELSMEAPEYPEPATATPEHPEPATNTLELLELSMEAPRYPEPATEAPEHPQPSTEALECLELSMEVPERPEPAMEAPECPEPATKALECLEPSMEAPEHPEPATAAPEHLEPATEALERLELSMEAPRHPEPATEAPECPKLATEALECLELSMEAPGHPEPATEAPECPEPATEALECLELSMEAPRHPEPATEAPECLKPATEALECLELSMEAPGHPEPATEAPECPEPATEVLECLEPSTEASEHPELAKEAPECPEPATKALEHTEPSMEALEYPEPATEAPEHPEPATEALEHLELSMEVPEHPEPATKAPEHPELTTEALECLEPSMEAPEHPEPATETPECPEPATKAPEYLEPAIKALECLEPSMEAPGHLEPATEAPECPEPPTEALERPEPSMEAPQHPEPATKLQEHPEPAVEVPECPEPATEALEHPEPSMEAPEHPEPATKALEHPEPSMEAPGHPESATKALEHPEPSMEAPEHPEPATKALEHPELSMEAQEHPEPATKALEHPEPSMEAPEHPEPVTEALEHPELSMEAPEHPEPATKALEHAEPSMEAPEHPEPATEAPEYPEPATEAPECPEPATKALECLEPSMEAPGHSEPAIEAPVCLEPSTKTLERPEPSMEAPEHLEPAMEAPEHPEPATEALEHPEPSMEAPEYPEPAMEAPEHSDPAMEAPEHPEPATEAPECLEPATEAPEHPEPATEAPELLASAPEIPECPGAAAEARDSPKAASAREGAAEGPAAPEQGSRPGARVRAGARAEPRSAPGEAPGGESPGARGLEPVPQGAGKAAGQRGPGAHPAAWPRCPGAAEVGPRPEGGCRPEPVPSPPAASGQEPAPGPGGGGERARGVCGSPGVAAQLPGSPGRALAREPCTPGGPAEAALSPGVLGASCPCRGLREDLEAGEPLAGTPQAPAALSGTPGPPGAGPRGGLPPPAALPGPRTAPAGDTHAKDRAWRTAPPCQVPPGPRGPPAAGQQADQDSPEEDSPPRAPGSSPHSDSHGESSAEPEEHDASGVQPAQCPAQAPAAGGSEETVAKAKQSRSEKKARKAMSKLGLRQIQGVTRITIQKSKNILFVIAKPDVFKSPASDTYVVFGEAKIEDLSQQVHRAAAEKFKVPTEPSALVPESAPGPLRRPEEEEEEEEEEEEVDEAGLELRDIELVMAQANVSRARAVRALRDNQSDIVNAIMELTM; from the exons ATGCCCGGGGAGGCCGCGCGCGCTGAACCGCTGCTGCCGGAGGCGGGCGGGCCGGGCCCCCAAACAG AGTCGTCCTGTGATGTGGCCTCGGCCACCACCCCAAGAGGGGACCGGCTGGAGCACTGTGCCCTGACCCCCGGACCCAGTGCCCTGGCCCTGGAGTTTCTGCCCAGCAAGCCGGGTGCCCGGCCCCCGCCAGAGGGAGCCAGCTGGGATGCAGGGCCAAGCGGCACCCCTTCAGCCTGGGCGGTCCCTGCAGAAGGCAGCCCTAGCCTGGGCCCCCCCGAGGCCCGGCCCGCCGGGGGTCCTCCCCCAGCCACCATGGAGCCCCGGATCGTGATGGGCGAGGAGACCCTCCGGGtgcccctgctgcccagggcagccctgccAGAGCTCAGGGACCGGGAGGGTGGGCACCCCAGCCTGAACCCACCCCCCGCGTTGTGTTCTCAGGGTGACCCTCCTGTGCCTTGCCCTGTCCCAGACCCTGAGTCCTACTTCAcgccaccctccacccccaccgaGACCGCCTCTGCCCTGCTCCTTGGCCCCGGGTCCCGCAGGGATGCCCGGGACGCCCCGGCGGAGCCAGGGGACTCGCCACCTGCCTCGCCCTCGGGCTCTTACATCACGGCAGATGGGGACAGCTGGGCCTCGTCCCCGTCCTGCTCCCTGAGCCTGCTGGCCCCAGCCGAAGGGCTGGATGTCCCCTCGGGCTGGGGCTTCTCCCCACAGGGGTCTGTAGCAGATGAGCAGGAGCTGCCCTACACggggccccccggccccccatcCCCGGAGTCCAGCATCTCAGCCGACAGCAGCTCTTCCTGGGGCCAGGAGGCCCATTTCTTCGAGCTGGACTTCCTGGCCAACGACCCCATGATCCCCGCCGCCCTCCTGCCCTTCCGGGGCAGCCTCATCTTCCAGGTGGAGGCCGTGGAGGTGACACCGAGGGCCCccgaggaggaggaagaggaggagcaggaggaggaagaggcctcTGTCCCTGGAGGGGATGCTGCTGGGGAGGGCGAGGACGACAGCACGTTTGCCTCCTCCCTGCAGTCCCTGTCCGATCTCTCCATCACCGAGGGCATGGACGAGGCCTTTGCCTTCCGGGATGACACCTCGGCGGCCTCCTCCGACCCCGACTCGGCCTCCTACGCGGGGGCAGATGACGAGAGGCTGTACAGCGAGGAGCCCCACGCACGACCCACGGCCCTGCTCCACGACAGCCCTGGCGAGCCTGCTCCCGGGATCTGCGAGGAAGAGGCCAGCCGAGCCACCGGGCGCCAGGCCCCAGGTGCCAAGGTCGCCGGGCCAGGCCAGGGCTCAGGCCGGGCATGTGCTGCGGCCGAGGCCCCTCACACCCCGCAGGAAGCCCCGGACCTCACGGGGGTGACCGCTCAGGCCTGGGGGCAGGCGCTGGGCTCCATTCTGGGTCGGGGGCCTGCTGCCGCGGGCGCAGTTCAGTCCCTGCAGGGGGATGAGCACACGGCCTTAGGCCCAGAGCCCCAGACTGCCCCAGCAGTGGGGGCCCTCCCACCAAGCCCCGACTCTCTGCAGCACCTGGAGAGACGGGCGGGCCCAGACCCTGGGTCTGAGGCCCCGCCCCTACCCCTGCAGGCCGCGGGCCTCCCCTTGGGCCAGGGACCCGCCGCTGAGGCCAAGCTCCAGACCCTGCAGACAGATGCAGGCTGCACACCATGGATGGAGCCTGTGGCCACTGCAGCCCGGCAGGAAGGACAAGTGACCTTGGGGCTGAGGCCAGCATGTGAGCAGAGGGACACAGAGCCTCAGGCCTGGGAGCAGGTCCAGCTGGATGGCCTGGAGCCAGCTGCAGACACGGGGGCACCTTGGGCCTCATGGGGAACTGTAGGCCCCTCCAAGCCTGCCACGGAGGCCCCAGAACACCCGGAGCCTACCACCAGGGCCCTAGAACACCTGGAGCTTTCCATGGCGGCCCTAGGACGCCCAGAACCTGTCATGGAGGCCCCAGAACACCCGGAGCCTGCTATCGAGGCCCTAGAACACCCAGAGCCTTCCACAGAGGCCTCAGAACACCCGGAGCCTTCCAGGGAGGCCCCAGAACACTCGGAGCCTGCCACCAAGACCCTAGAACTCCTGGAGCTTTCCATGGAGGTCCCAGGACACCCAGAACCTACCATGGAGGCCCCAGAACACCCGGAGCCTGCTATCGAGGCCCTAGAATGCCCAGAGCCTTCCATGGAGGTCCCAGAACATCCAGAACCTGCCACGGAGGCCTCAGAACACCCGGAGCCTGCCACTGAAGCCCTAGAATGCCTCGAGCTTTCCATGGAAGCCCCAGAATACCCAGAACCTGCCACGGCGACCCCAGAACACCCGGAGCCTGCCACCAACACCCTAGAACTCCTGGAACTTTCCATGGAGGCCCCAAGATACCCAGAACCTGCCACAGAGGCCCCAGAACACCCACAGCCTTCCACTGAGGCCCTAGAATGCCTAGAGCTTTCCATGGAGGTCCCAGAACGCCCAGAACCTGCCATGGAGGCCCCAGAATGCCCAGAGCCTGCCACCAAGGCCCTAGAATGCCTGGAGCCTTCTATGGAGGCCCCAGAACATCCAGAACCTGCCACGGCAGCCCCAGAACACCTGGAGCCTGCCACTGAGGCCCTAGAACGCCTGGAGCTTTCCATGGAGGCCCCAAGACACCCAGAACCTGCCACGGAGGCCCCAGAATGCCCAAAGCTTGCCACTGAGGCCCTGGAATGCCTGGAGCTTTCCATGGAGGCCCCAGGACATCCAGAACCTGCCACGGAGGCTCCAGAATGCCCAGAGCCTGCCACCGAGGCCCTAGAATGCCTGGAGCTTTCCATGGAGGCCCCAAGACACCCAGAACCTGCAACGGAGGCCCCAGAATGCCTAAAGCCTGCCACGGAGGCCCTAGAATGCCTGGAGCTTTCCATGGAGGCCCCAGGACACCCAGAACCTGCCACGGAGGCTCCAGAATGCCCAGAGCCTGCCACTGAGGTCCTAGAATGCCTGGAGCCTTCCACGGAGGCCTCAGAACATCCAGAACTTGCCAAAGAGGCCCCAGAATGCCCGGAGCCTGCCACCAAGGCCCTAGAACATACAGAGCCTTCCATGGAGGCCCTAGAATACCCAGAACCTGCCACCGAGGCCCCAGAACACCCGGAACCTGCCACTGAGGCCCTAGAACACCTGGAGCTTTCCATGGAGGTCCCAGAACACCCAGAACCTGCCACCAAGGCCCCAGAACACCCGGAGCTTACCACCGAGGCCCTAGAATGCCTGGAGCCTTCCATGGAGGCCCCAGAACATCCAGAACCTGCCACAGAGACCCCAGAATGCCCAGAGCCTGCCACCAAGGCCCCAGAATACCTGGAGCCCGCCATCAAGGCCCTAGAATGCCTGGAGCCTTCCATGGAGGCCCCAGGACACCTAGAACCTGCCACGGAGGCCCCAGAATGCCCAGAGCCTCCCACTGAGGCCCTAGAACGTCCAGAGCCTTCCATGGAGGCCCCACAACATCCAGAACCTGCTACCAAGCTCCAAGAACATCCAGAACCTGCCGTGGAGGTCCCAGAATGCCCGGAGCCTGCCACTGAGGCCCTAGAACATCCAGAGCCTTCCATGGAGGCCCCAGAACATCCAGAACCTGCTACCAAGGCCCTAGAACATCCAGAGCCTTCCATGGAGGCTCCAGGACATCCAGAATCTGCTACCAAGGCCCTAGAACATCCAGAGCCTTCCATGGAGGCCCCAGAACATCCAGAACCTGCTACCAAGGCCCTAGAACATCCAGAGCTTTCCATGGAGGCCCAAGAACATCCAGAACCTGCTACCAAGGCCCTAGAACATCCAGAGCCTTCCATGGAGGCTCCAGAACATCCAGAACCTGTTACCGAGGCCCTAGAACATCCAGAGCTTTCTATGGAGGCCCCAGAACATCCAGAACCTGCTACCAAGGCCCTAGAACATGCAGAGCCTTCCATGGAGGCCCCAGAACATCCAGAACCTGCGACGGAGGCCCCAGAATATCCAGAACCTGCCACAGAGGCCCCAGAATGCCCGGAGCCTGCCACCAAGGCCCTAGAATGCCTGGAGCCTTCCATGGAGGCCCCAGGACACTCAGAACCTGCCATAGAGGCCCCAGTATGCCTGGAGCCTTCCACCAAGACCCTAGAACGTCCAGAGCCTTCCATGGAGGCCCCAGAACATCTAGAACCTGCTATGGAGGCCCCAGAACACCCGGAGCCTGCCACCGAGGCCCTAGAACATCCAGAGCCTTCCATGGAGGCACCAGAATATCCAGAACCTGCCATGGAAGCCCCAGAACATTCGGACCCTGCCATGGAAGCTCCAGAACATCCAGAACCTGCCACAGAGGCTCCAGAATGCCTAGAGCCTGCCACAGAGGCCCCAGAACATCCAGAACCTGCCACGGAGGCCCCAGAACTGCTAGCGTCAGCCCCAGAGATCCCGGAGTGCCCAGGGGCTGCGGCGGAAGCCCGGGACTCACCGAAGGCCGCCTCTGCCCGGGAGGGAGCAGCCGAGGGTCCGGCGGCGCCCGAGCAGGGAAGCCGTCCCGGTGCCCGCGTGCGCGCTGGAGCCCGAGCTGAGCCCCGCTCGGCCCCGGGGGAGGCCCCAGGGGGTGAGAGTCCAGGGGCGCGCGGCCTGGAGCCGGTCCCCCAGGGAGCCGGGAAGGCTGCGGGGCAGCGTGGCCCGGGGGCGCATCCTGCGGCTTGGCCCCGGTGTCCCGGCGCTGCGGAGGTGGGACCGAGGCCGGAGGGCGGCTGCCGCCCAGAGCCAGTGCCCAGCCCGCCCGCAGCCTCCGGGCAGGAGCCCGCGCCGGGCCCCGGCGGTGGCGGGGAGAGGGCACGGGGGGTCTGCGGGAGCCCCGGGGTGGCAGCGCAGTTGCCAGGAAGCCCCGGCCGGGCCCTGGCCCGCGAGCCCTGCACCCCCGGGGGCCCCGCAGAGGCAGCCCTGAGCCCCGGGGTCCTCGGCGCCTCCTGCCCCTGCCGGGGCCTCAGGGAAGACTTGGAGGCCGGGGAGCCCCTGGCGGGAACCCCGCAGGCACCAGCTGCCCTCTCAGGGACCCCGGGACCTCCCGGGGCTGGGCCAAGGGGGGGCCTCCCGCCCCCTGCCGCCCTCCCTGGCCCCAGGACAGCCCCGGCGGGGGACACCCATGCCAAAGACCGGGCCTGGCGGACCGCGCCCCCCTGCCAAGTGCCTCCTGGGCCTCGGGGCCCCCCTGCCGCCGGGCAGCAGGCTGACCAGGACAGCCCAGAGGAAG ACTcgccccccagggccccaggatccaGCCCACACTCGGACAGCCACGGGGAGTCGTCGGCAGAGCCAGAGGAGCACGATGCCTCGGGGGTACAGCCAGCGCAGTGCCCAGCCCAG GCCCCCGCAGCCGGTGGCAGCGAAGAGACCGTGGCCAAAGCCAAGCAGAGTCGCAGTGAGAAGAAGGCCCGGAAG GCGATGTCCAAGCTGGGCCTGCGGCAAATCCAGGGGGTCACCAGGATCACCATCCAGAAGTCCAAGAACATCCTGTTTGTCATCGCCAAGCCCGACGTCTTCAAGAGCCCAGCCTCCGACACCTACGTGGTCTTCGGGGAGGCCAAg ATCGAGGACCTGTCGCAGCAAGTGCACAGGGCTGCCGCCGAGAAGTTCAAGGTGCCCACTGAGCCATCGGCCCTGGTGCCTGAGTCTGCGCCGGGGCCGCTGCggaggccagaggaggaggaggaggaggaggaggaggaggaggag GTGGATGAGGCGGGCCTGGAGCTCCGGGACATCGAGCTGGTGATGGCGCAAGCCAACGTGTCGAGGGCCAGGGCCGTGCGGGCTCTGCGGGACAACCAGAGTGACATCGTCAACGCCATCATG GAGCTCACCATGTAG